The Marinobacter sp. SS13-12 sequence TGCGGTAGTCGGGGTGTACACAGGTACGCCCGAGTTCGGCAACGGTTCCCGGAAGCCGATACAGCGAAGAAAGTTCGAATTCACCCTCGGAATAGAAGCCACCGGCCTCCAGGGCCTTGCTGTGATGAAGTACTCGCGTGGTCGCTACCAGCTCGCCGGTGTTGTCGTCGGTGACGACCAGATGGTCGCAGAAGGGGTCAAACTCGTCCGCATCGATTCCGGGAACTGCGGCACCCAGATCCGAACCGTACTCTTCCGAAAATACGTCATATCGCAATCTCTGCGCGGATTCGACCAGATCCGGCTGCCGGGTGATTACGGTTTTAAGTCGGCGGGCCGGGCGGGATCGGCGGGCTGTCTGGGCGTTCATGGCTATGCCTCTTTGTGTCCTCTTTTGGACAAGGCTATGAATTCGGTGTGACATCGAAATGAACCGCGGGTGACAACTTTGTGACACCGGCCGGGGCAGGAACTGGACTGTGACGTTTGTCACGGGCTGTAACGAACCGGCGCTTCCATGTATATTTCTGAATAGCATGTATAATTGCTGTTACAGGAGGTAGCCTGTATTGTCAGTTACATGGCAGATCTTCTGACATACGATTCTTCTCCGTCCAGGTGGGGTGAACCTGGCCGGAAGCTTCAGAAACCGGAAAAACAAAATCAGAGATGGACGGCGTGGAACAGACGAACGAAAGTTGGCGGATTCTTATAGTCGAAGATGATGAGAGACTGGCGGAGCTGACCAGGGAGTATCTGGAAAGCAATGGTCTGACGGTCGCTCTTGAAACTCACGGTGGCAAAGCGGTAGAGCGTATCCGTCAGGAGCAGCCTGATCTGGTCGTGCTTGACCTGATGTTGCCCGGCGAAGACGGGCTTTCGATCTGCCGGCGTGCCCGGCCATTCTATCCCGGCCCCATCATCATGCTCACTGCCCGCACGGATGACCTTGACCAGGTGCTCGGCCTGGAAATGGGAGCCGATGATTACATTGGCAAACCGGTTCAGCCCAGGGTATTGCTGGCAAGAATCCGTGCCCTGCTGCGGCGAGTCACCGAAAACAGTTCGGCGGCTGCCGAAGAGGGCAGTGGCGAGGAACCTGTCAGGTTGCAGTTCAATGACCTGATTGTCGATCGCTCCATGCGCGAGGCGTGGCTGAACGATGACAGCATTGATTTGACCAGTGCAGAGTTTGACCTTCTGTGGCTGCTGGCCAGTAACGCCGGCCGCGTTCTCAGCCGTGAGGAGATTTTTACCGCGCTGAGAGGGATCGAGTACGATGGCCAGGACCGTTCGATCGACGTCCGGGTTTCGCGGATACGGCCAAAAATTGGTGATGATCCCATTCATCCGAGGCGCATCAAAACCGTACGCAGCAAAGGCTATCTGTTCGTAAAGGAAGCCTGACTGTTCAGTCTCTGGCGCTGGCCCGTTCGGGCCGGCGTTCATTGCCAGGGTTATCGCAATGCCCCTCAAGTTTTTTCTCAAGCTTTATGCCCGCCTGATTGGCCTGACCTTTCTGATTCTCCTGCTTTGTGCCGCACTTTTTCTGGGTGTGAATTCTGTACGGGAGCAGTTCTGGCAGGAACGGTTTTCGGGGTCTTTGCTGCACTGGATCGCAGCTACTCCCTATCCGGAACAGCAATACCACTGGCTTGAGTCATTTTATGATCTCCGGGTAACCCCTCCCGGTGACCTGCCGTTCTCTGAGGTTATTATGGAGCGGCTTGCCTATGGCCAGGTGGTGGCGCTGGAAACCAGCATTGGTCAGCAGGTAATGATTCAGGATGGTCAGGGCCGAATTCTCGACCTGCGATTCCGGGATATCTACAGCGATGTTGCCGAGGCAACGGCCCTGATTGCCCGCATCCACCTTGACGACATGCCGGCAGAAGGCCGGGAAGACGCCATGGTGCAGATCTCTGAAGCGCTGGCGGTGGAAATGGACCCTGTTCAGGATCAGTCAAAACTCCCTGATTCGGACGTTCTCGAGCGTGTTTCCGAGCGAGGCATCTCGCTCTATCATCACCCCTCGCAGGACCGGGCTCATGTGCTTCTTCGCCTCGACGATGGCACCCTGGTGGATCTGGCAATGCCGTCGCCGTTCAATCCCTGGGCCTGGCCAGTAGTGCTGCTGCTACTGGTCGTAGCGGGCAGTGTACTGGCGTTGGCGCTTTATCTCGCCCTGAGGGATGTAGACAGCAACCTCCGCGCCGTGGAGTCCGTCGCCATCCGCATTGCCCGTGGCGAAATGGGTGCTCGAGTCGATGCCGGCGACAGCCGTCTGGTTTCCCGGTTGGCGGCAGCCTTCAACAGCATGGCGGAGCATATCCAGAGGTTGGTGGGCGTGCAGCGGGAAATGATCCATGCGGTGTCCCACGAATTGAGAACGCCGGTGGCGCGCATTCGTTTTGGCGTCCAGATGATTGAGAGTGCCAGCAGTCCGGAAGCGTTGCAGAAACAGCTCGACGGCATCGATGGTGATATCCAGGAACTGGATGAGCTGATTGACGAGATACTGACCTACGCGCGGCTGGAGCAGGGCGGGCCGGTCTTCGCCCTACAGGAAACATCGGTGTCGGACATCGTTCGCCAGGTGGTGAGCGAGCAGCAGATGACCCGCCCTGAGTACAGCATTGAGGCGGATATCGACGAAGAGTCAGAACGCTGGTCGCTGTCGGATGTAGAACCCCGGTACCTGCATCGGGCGGTTCAGAACCTGGTAGGGAATGCCGCTCGTTATGCCACGCGGAATGTCAGGGTCCACTGCCAGTTTGATGAGGATAATTGCCGTATCGATGTCGAGGACGACGGCCCCGGCATTCCGGAGGAGGACTGGGAGAAGGTGTTTACGGCCTTTGCCCGGCTTGATGACAGCCGCACCCGGACGTCCGGTGGTTATGGTCTTGGCCTGTCCATTGTGAGAAGAATTCTGTACTGGCACGGCGGCCAGGCATTTGTCAGCCGCAGTGACGAGTTGGGCGGTGCCCGATTCAGCCTGGTATGGCCCCGCAAGAAGCCGACCGAACACAGCCTGTGACCGGTTTTGTGACGGGTTTCTCGGCGCCTAACCGGATGTAACAAACCAGCAACACAACCACAACTGACGCCCAGGGTGATCAGCGGGATACTGATCGTGTAAGGGATGACTTTTGAGGTTGCAGTTCTTACGAACTTTCCTTGTTTCATTCGTCATTTGAGGGCCGGTTTTCCGGCCCTTTTTTTATGGTTGTTTTCCCTGTTATTTTCTCCGTCTCCATGGTGTTCTGCCCATAGCGTTCTCCCCGATCCTTTGAGAAGATTGCTGCATTCAACAAGAATGATGCTGATCAATCTGAAAGGACGCCTGAAATGACCCAGTACCTGCTCGCCATCGACCAGGGGACCACCAGCTCCCGCGCCATTGTATTCGACGCATCCGGCACCTCTGTCGCTACCGCACAACAGGAATTTCACCAGTATTTCCCCAAAGACGGCCAGGTTGAGCATGACGCCCGGGAAATCTGGGACAGCACCCTGTCGGTCTGCCGAAAAGCGCTCAAAGAGTCGGGCGTTGATGCCTCGGAGCTGGCGGGTATCGGCATCACCAACCAGCGTGAAACCACCGTCATCTGGGACCGGAAAACCGGTGAACCCATTCATCACGCCATTGTCTGGCAGGATCGCCGCACGGCATCTGTCTGTGCAAAACTCAAATCCGATGGTCATGAAAACACCGTGGTTGATCGCACCGGCCTGCTAATTGACCCCTATTTTTCAGCCACCAAGATTGCCTGGATTCTGGATCACGTTGAGGGGGCGAGAGCCAGAGCTGATGCCGGGGAACTCGCCTTCGGCACCGTTGACAGCTGGCTGCTGTGGAATCTTACCAATGGCCGCTCGCACCGCACCGATGCCACCAACGCCTCCCGCACCGCACTGTTCAATATTCACGAGCAGCAATGGGATGGGGAATTGCTGGCGCTGTTTCGGGTTCCCCCGGCGTTGCTGCCGGAGGTGCTCGATTCCGCGGCGGACTTCGGCGTCACCGATGAACACTGGCTGGGTGCCCCCGTGCAGGTAGCGGGTATTGCCGGTGACCAGCATGCGGCACTGGTAGGCCAGGCGTGCTTTGAGCCTGGCATGGCGAAAAGCACCTACGGAACCGGCTGCTTCCTGATGCTGAACACCGGAGAGAAAGCACTGCGTTCGGAGAACCGGCTGTTGACAACCATGGCCTATCGCCTCAATGGCAAGCCCTGCTATGCCATGGAAGGCAGCATATTTGTTGCCGGGGCTGCCATGCAATGGTTGCGTGACGGGCTTCGGCTGATCAAGCACGCCAGTGAGTCCTCTGCCCATGCGGCTGAGGTGGGCGTGGACAATCCGGTCTACCTGGTGCCGGCGTTCACCGGGCTTGGCGCACCCCACTGGGACCCCCATGCCCGCGGTGCGATTATGGGACTGACCCGGGATACCGGTATCGCCGAAATTGTTACCGCTGGCCTGCAATCCGTGTGCTATCAGACCAAGGATCTGATACGGGCAATCCTGAACGATGGCGCGTCCCTGCAGGCATTGCGAGTGGATGGCGGTATGGTGGTGAATGACTGGGTGATGCAGTTTCTGGCGGACATTCTCAACGTCTCGGTGGACCGCCCCAGGGTAACGGAAACCACAGCCCTGGGGGCAGCTTACCTGGCTGGCCTGCAAACCGGCGTGTACCAGAGTCTGGAGGAGATAGCGCAGTTGTGGGAGCGGGAACGCCGTTTTGAGCCGGAGATGCGGCCGGCCCTGAGGGAGAAACTCTATGCCGGATGGCTGGACTCGGTTGAGCGGATCTGTAATAACTGAATCGGTGAAGCTTTCCCGGTTCAGGCTCGCTCGAATGCGATCAGGTGGTCGGCTTCCACCCGCACCGGTACATGTTCGCCCAGATAGAAATCCAGGTGGCTGCGGAACAGCGCTTCGAATTCGGTGTCTTCCGAGCAGCGGAAGCGATAGAGGGTTGAGGTACCGGCAAAGGTCTTTTCCACAACCCGGGGTTTC is a genomic window containing:
- the glpK gene encoding glycerol kinase GlpK, with the protein product MTQYLLAIDQGTTSSRAIVFDASGTSVATAQQEFHQYFPKDGQVEHDAREIWDSTLSVCRKALKESGVDASELAGIGITNQRETTVIWDRKTGEPIHHAIVWQDRRTASVCAKLKSDGHENTVVDRTGLLIDPYFSATKIAWILDHVEGARARADAGELAFGTVDSWLLWNLTNGRSHRTDATNASRTALFNIHEQQWDGELLALFRVPPALLPEVLDSAADFGVTDEHWLGAPVQVAGIAGDQHAALVGQACFEPGMAKSTYGTGCFLMLNTGEKALRSENRLLTTMAYRLNGKPCYAMEGSIFVAGAAMQWLRDGLRLIKHASESSAHAAEVGVDNPVYLVPAFTGLGAPHWDPHARGAIMGLTRDTGIAEIVTAGLQSVCYQTKDLIRAILNDGASLQALRVDGGMVVNDWVMQFLADILNVSVDRPRVTETTALGAAYLAGLQTGVYQSLEEIAQLWERERRFEPEMRPALREKLYAGWLDSVERICNN
- a CDS encoding ATP-binding protein, with the protein product MPLKFFLKLYARLIGLTFLILLLCAALFLGVNSVREQFWQERFSGSLLHWIAATPYPEQQYHWLESFYDLRVTPPGDLPFSEVIMERLAYGQVVALETSIGQQVMIQDGQGRILDLRFRDIYSDVAEATALIARIHLDDMPAEGREDAMVQISEALAVEMDPVQDQSKLPDSDVLERVSERGISLYHHPSQDRAHVLLRLDDGTLVDLAMPSPFNPWAWPVVLLLLVVAGSVLALALYLALRDVDSNLRAVESVAIRIARGEMGARVDAGDSRLVSRLAAAFNSMAEHIQRLVGVQREMIHAVSHELRTPVARIRFGVQMIESASSPEALQKQLDGIDGDIQELDELIDEILTYARLEQGGPVFALQETSVSDIVRQVVSEQQMTRPEYSIEADIDEESERWSLSDVEPRYLHRAVQNLVGNAARYATRNVRVHCQFDEDNCRIDVEDDGPGIPEEDWEKVFTAFARLDDSRTRTSGGYGLGLSIVRRILYWHGGQAFVSRSDELGGARFSLVWPRKKPTEHSL
- a CDS encoding response regulator gives rise to the protein MDGVEQTNESWRILIVEDDERLAELTREYLESNGLTVALETHGGKAVERIRQEQPDLVVLDLMLPGEDGLSICRRARPFYPGPIIMLTARTDDLDQVLGLEMGADDYIGKPVQPRVLLARIRALLRRVTENSSAAAEEGSGEEPVRLQFNDLIVDRSMREAWLNDDSIDLTSAEFDLLWLLASNAGRVLSREEIFTALRGIEYDGQDRSIDVRVSRIRPKIGDDPIHPRRIKTVRSKGYLFVKEA